Proteins encoded together in one Rossellomorea sp. y25 window:
- a CDS encoding MoxR family ATPase: MNVERLLPESVTHIINERKQLFSSTEHSPLIGEGGYTASEDYIIEDSIISLSLGKNLLLKGPTGSGKTKLSDTLSSIFSQPMHSINCSVDLDAEALLGYKTISEQDGRSAIEFIEGPVIQAMKNGHLLYIDEINMAKPETLPILNGVLDYRRSITNPFTGEVVKAAPSFGVIAAINEGYVGTVPLNEALKNRFVVVDVPYIEGETLKTVIESQSKLSDSKLITQFVDLSSDLLVQVKNGQISEEAASIRALLDACDLAVYLPAKRAIQRGIVDKLEDEREKAAIQNIAETLFE; the protein is encoded by the coding sequence ATGAATGTTGAACGTTTATTACCAGAATCGGTTACACATATAATAAATGAGAGGAAACAATTATTCTCTTCTACTGAGCATTCTCCTTTGATCGGAGAAGGTGGATATACAGCTAGTGAAGACTATATTATTGAAGATAGTATCATCTCTCTGTCATTAGGGAAAAATCTTCTCCTTAAGGGACCCACTGGTTCAGGGAAAACGAAGCTATCTGATACCTTGTCTTCCATCTTCTCTCAACCGATGCACAGTATAAACTGCTCGGTTGATTTAGATGCAGAAGCGTTATTAGGTTATAAAACAATCAGCGAACAAGATGGGAGAAGCGCCATTGAATTCATCGAGGGACCTGTTATTCAAGCGATGAAAAATGGTCATCTCCTCTATATTGATGAAATTAATATGGCCAAGCCTGAAACGCTGCCGATCTTAAATGGTGTGTTGGATTACCGCAGAAGTATAACAAATCCATTTACAGGAGAGGTCGTTAAAGCCGCCCCTTCATTCGGTGTAATAGCAGCCATTAATGAAGGATATGTAGGTACAGTCCCGTTGAATGAAGCGTTAAAAAATCGCTTTGTCGTAGTCGATGTGCCATATATAGAAGGGGAAACATTAAAGACTGTGATTGAAAGTCAAAGCAAGCTGTCCGATTCTAAGCTTATTACTCAATTTGTAGACTTGTCTTCGGATTTATTGGTTCAAGTGAAAAACGGCCAAATTTCAGAGGAAGCGGCTTCCATACGTGCCCTATTGGATGCCTGTGATTTAGCCGTGTACTTGCCTGCAAAAAGGGCTATACAACGCGGAATCGTTGATAAACTGGAAGATGAACGAGAAAAAGCGGCTATTCAAAATATAGCTGAAACCTTATTTGAATGA
- a CDS encoding GNAT family N-acetyltransferase has protein sequence MKHSFSKRIISMEDQPSLINLFKSYEREVYGEVQTSEADIQEMIESIPEADRRGLWDGGDLVAISILTEKDHRLPSLILALPNDHMELYIGELAEELFTSARRKKETNSDSKTIILSANLEKEKKAFEKSGFTPTRYWFQMKKDLEDLSAATVSPPYCISGFNPDTEAESLYKMFEEVFSDHFDYHPSSLDEFKKRFLRPSFDPTLWFVLREENNLVGFAFCTVNAETKLGEITHLGIRKKWRRKGLAHYLLYYVFSKLKEKGMTTVALSVDSDSYTDATIVYQKAGMYVYRGFTRYDLEV, from the coding sequence ATGAAACACTCATTTAGTAAGCGAATCATTTCTATGGAGGACCAACCATCTCTCATTAACCTATTCAAGAGTTATGAAAGGGAAGTATATGGAGAGGTTCAAACGAGTGAAGCTGATATTCAAGAAATGATAGAATCCATTCCTGAAGCTGACCGAAGAGGGCTTTGGGATGGAGGAGATTTAGTAGCTATCTCTATTCTTACTGAAAAAGATCACCGTTTACCTTCGTTAATCCTTGCCCTTCCTAACGATCATATGGAGCTTTATATAGGTGAGTTGGCAGAAGAGCTTTTTACATCAGCCAGGAGAAAGAAAGAAACGAATTCAGACTCAAAAACCATTATCCTATCTGCGAATCTTGAGAAAGAGAAAAAGGCCTTTGAGAAATCTGGCTTTACACCAACTCGTTACTGGTTTCAGATGAAAAAAGACCTTGAAGATCTATCTGCTGCAACAGTTTCTCCACCTTATTGTATTTCTGGTTTCAATCCCGATACCGAAGCTGAGAGTCTTTATAAAATGTTTGAAGAGGTCTTCTCAGACCATTTTGATTATCACCCCTCCAGCCTGGATGAATTTAAGAAGCGTTTTCTTCGTCCTTCATTTGATCCCACTCTCTGGTTTGTACTAAGAGAAGAAAACAACCTTGTAGGTTTTGCCTTTTGCACGGTTAACGCTGAAACAAAATTAGGTGAAATCACCCATTTAGGGATTCGCAAAAAGTGGCGTCGCAAAGGGCTCGCCCACTATTTGCTCTATTATGTTTTTTCAAAATTGAAAGAGAAGGGAATGACAACTGTAGCTCTTTCAGTCGACAGTGATAGCTATACAGATGCAACCATCGTTTATCAAAAAGCTGGAATGTACGTATATCGGGGGTTTACTCGATATGATCTAGAAGTTTAG
- a CDS encoding DUF6501 family protein, giving the protein MIHKTWTENNTGKKVKCVHTDAKKYTVENVLTIGKEYDVKNESEEYYFVIDESGKMGGFYKEYFEEV; this is encoded by the coding sequence TTGATTCACAAAACCTGGACGGAAAATAATACCGGAAAAAAGGTAAAATGTGTACATACGGATGCGAAGAAATATACAGTTGAAAATGTTTTAACCATTGGTAAAGAATACGATGTGAAAAACGAATCTGAAGAGTATTATTTCGTCATCGATGAAAGTGGGAAAATGGGAGGCTTCTACAAAGAGTACTTTGAAGAGGTGTAA
- a CDS encoding DedA family protein, with translation MDVLLQLVDQFGYIAMFLFSWIVFLGLPVPNELAAALSGYLSEWRNFNPYTSFFFMYSGLISYGIFAFLNGRYFGTKLISRFMKGDKSRKLIDNGEKWINKYGPFAISFSYFIPGIRLFMPYIAGTSKGISFMKFLLYALPSAFVWGFVYFQIGRYFPKSFQGLLEEVSVKAGIVFSMLFIGVIVYSIVFTLKKTPDTSKWKKVRYRK, from the coding sequence ATGGATGTTTTACTTCAATTGGTCGATCAATTTGGATATATCGCCATGTTTCTTTTTAGCTGGATTGTTTTTTTAGGATTACCGGTACCCAACGAACTCGCTGCTGCACTATCGGGATATTTATCTGAATGGAGAAATTTCAACCCTTATACCTCCTTTTTCTTTATGTATAGTGGATTGATCTCTTATGGAATCTTCGCCTTTTTAAACGGCCGATATTTCGGAACAAAATTAATTTCTCGATTTATGAAGGGAGATAAATCAAGGAAACTCATTGACAATGGTGAAAAATGGATAAATAAGTATGGTCCCTTTGCCATTTCGTTTAGCTATTTCATACCAGGCATCCGATTATTCATGCCTTATATTGCCGGAACGTCCAAAGGGATTTCTTTCATGAAGTTTCTCTTATATGCTCTTCCGTCTGCATTCGTTTGGGGATTTGTGTATTTTCAGATTGGGAGGTATTTTCCAAAAAGTTTTCAGGGATTACTGGAAGAAGTGAGCGTGAAGGCAGGAATCGTTTTTTCCATGTTATTCATCGGGGTGATCGTGTACAGTATTGTCTTTACCTTGAAAAAAACCCCTGATACCTCGAAATGGAAAAAGGTACGTTATCGAAAATAA
- a CDS encoding GNAT family N-acetyltransferase, whose protein sequence is MKISDDLLFTAIESHHWDYPDRLIPSEVDSLHSDGIVAIKNKQLKNVFANKVPKFIVNNMNELQVKWKVIEEFYGKESFSMWIREPLIDQEEEFLLSHDGLLEERYEGLIFNLKQGHFIPSPAHKVITVESDLHIHDLVEISSSIWGYREEDKPVIFKQRKEFMSKWGPDGGFTLAYNKKGHPVGYGNYRFSRDHEVLYLNGGGVLQEARHGGVYSSLVAHRLEMAKRAQCRFVTCQARVGHSAPILKRLGFQAFSTYQYWVVNRKAQADLISEKK, encoded by the coding sequence ATGAAGATAAGTGATGATCTATTATTTACAGCAATAGAATCCCATCACTGGGACTATCCAGATCGATTGATACCGAGTGAAGTGGATAGTTTACACAGTGATGGAATCGTTGCAATTAAAAATAAACAGTTGAAAAATGTATTTGCTAATAAGGTACCTAAATTCATTGTGAATAATATGAATGAACTTCAGGTGAAATGGAAGGTGATTGAAGAGTTTTATGGTAAGGAATCCTTTAGTATGTGGATCAGGGAACCACTTATCGATCAGGAAGAGGAATTCCTCCTATCACACGATGGTCTTCTGGAAGAGCGTTATGAGGGGTTGATATTTAATCTAAAACAGGGTCATTTCATCCCTTCACCTGCTCATAAAGTCATTACTGTTGAAAGTGACCTTCACATTCATGATCTTGTCGAAATCAGTTCCTCCATATGGGGTTATCGGGAAGAAGACAAGCCGGTCATCTTTAAACAAAGAAAAGAGTTTATGAGCAAATGGGGACCGGATGGTGGGTTCACATTAGCTTACAATAAGAAGGGGCATCCTGTTGGATACGGAAATTATCGGTTCAGCCGTGATCATGAAGTCCTTTACCTCAATGGAGGAGGGGTGCTCCAAGAAGCAAGGCATGGAGGCGTTTATTCTTCATTAGTCGCCCATCGATTGGAAATGGCAAAACGAGCGCAATGTCGGTTTGTAACCTGTCAGGCGAGAGTCGGTCACTCTGCCCCCATTCTCAAGAGGTTGGGCTTTCAAGCGTTTTCAACCTATCAATATTGGGTAGTGAATAGAAAAGCGCAGGCAGATTTGATAAGTGAGAAAAAATAA
- a CDS encoding gamma-glutamylcyclotransferase, with product MYVFVYGTLRKHEINHFLLKEAILIREQAWVEGVLYDTKRGYPALKEGNGNTYGELYKIDSSILSPLDELEDFIEEREDNLYIRKLKLVQSDNGPQEAFVYYSENEELFQEEIPSGDWKVHQFLNEKPDRILYFAYGSCMDDERFKLAQVDHHFKDCLGAGVLEGYSMKYLFRVHDGGRGDIIEDGGTMEGVVYELPQQAVEYLFTREGVAPGWYRAAFIDIQIGGRLYKDVLTFIVKDKCQEACPPDHYAKEILRGSRPHVSKSYHEKLQQQLVGIGMTEEQVQNLLNEEE from the coding sequence GTGTACGTTTTTGTTTATGGGACGTTAAGAAAACACGAAATCAATCATTTTCTATTAAAGGAAGCCATATTGATTAGGGAACAAGCTTGGGTGGAAGGTGTTCTTTACGATACTAAAAGAGGATATCCCGCACTGAAAGAAGGCAACGGGAACACTTATGGCGAATTATATAAAATCGACTCCAGTATATTATCACCGTTGGATGAATTGGAGGATTTCATCGAAGAACGAGAAGACAACCTTTATATACGTAAGCTTAAACTTGTACAATCGGATAATGGACCGCAGGAAGCTTTTGTTTATTATTCTGAAAATGAAGAATTGTTCCAAGAAGAAATTCCTTCAGGAGATTGGAAAGTACATCAGTTTCTAAATGAAAAGCCTGATAGGATCCTTTATTTTGCCTATGGTTCGTGCATGGATGATGAGCGGTTTAAATTAGCGCAGGTAGATCACCATTTTAAAGACTGTCTGGGTGCAGGGGTTCTAGAAGGATATTCTATGAAGTATCTCTTTAGAGTACATGATGGTGGCCGGGGAGACATCATTGAGGATGGAGGGACGATGGAAGGGGTAGTATATGAGCTCCCTCAACAAGCAGTGGAATACTTGTTCACTAGAGAAGGGGTAGCACCTGGATGGTATAGAGCAGCTTTCATCGACATACAAATTGGTGGGAGGCTTTACAAGGATGTATTAACCTTTATTGTCAAAGATAAGTGTCAGGAAGCCTGTCCCCCAGATCATTATGCAAAAGAGATTCTACGTGGCAGCAGGCCACATGTAAGCAAGTCTTATCATGAAAAGTTACAGCAGCAATTAGTTGGAATAGGGATGACAGAAGAGCAGGTGCAGAATCTTCTTAACGAAGAAGAATAG
- a CDS encoding AMP-binding protein, giving the protein MLHATVGELLEEKARLQPEVEAVVYADRGLRWSYHEFNQQCRQAAKGFMNLGINKGDHIAIWASNTPEWLVSQFSTGKMGAVLVTVNTNYRTAELEYLLKQSDSKTIILMEEFRGASYIDMLYEICPELKTSKPGELESSKLPYLKNVIVLGENAYPGTYSWQDIMDRGNDVEEGELDERLSSLSPDDAINMQYTSGTTGFPKGVMLTHSNIVNNGYNIAGCMRLTNKDRLCIPVPFFHCFGCVLGTLACVSVGATMVPLQEFDPKQVLQTVQDEKCTGLHGVPTMFISELNLPDFGQYDLSHLRTGIMAGSNCPIEVMKGVMDKMGADEITIAYGQTESSPVITQTRTHDPIELKVETVGKALPNVEVKIVEPGSSREVPHGVQGELCTRGYHVMKGYYKNEEATRLAIDHEGWLHTGDLAVMDEHGYCRITGRLKDMIIRGGENIYPREIEEFLYSHPKVLDVQVIGIPDEVYGEEVMAWIILKEGQTATPEEIREYCRGKISRHKIPRYIEFTDSYPMTASGKIQKFRLREQAKEAALPKSN; this is encoded by the coding sequence ATTTTACATGCAACTGTAGGTGAATTACTCGAAGAAAAAGCTCGTTTACAGCCTGAGGTTGAAGCGGTTGTCTACGCAGACAGAGGATTAAGATGGTCCTATCATGAATTTAACCAACAGTGCAGGCAAGCTGCAAAAGGGTTTATGAATCTTGGTATCAATAAAGGAGATCATATCGCGATATGGGCTTCTAACACTCCTGAGTGGTTAGTAAGTCAGTTTTCGACGGGGAAAATGGGAGCTGTACTAGTAACCGTAAATACTAATTATCGTACTGCTGAATTAGAATATTTATTAAAGCAATCTGACAGTAAAACGATTATTTTGATGGAAGAGTTCAGAGGTGCTTCCTATATAGATATGTTGTATGAGATTTGTCCTGAGTTGAAAACGTCTAAGCCCGGAGAATTAGAGAGCTCAAAACTTCCTTATTTGAAAAATGTTATTGTCTTAGGGGAGAATGCATATCCAGGTACATATAGCTGGCAGGATATTATGGATAGAGGGAATGATGTTGAGGAAGGTGAGTTGGATGAAAGACTTTCAAGCCTTTCCCCCGATGATGCCATCAATATGCAATACACGTCAGGAACGACAGGATTTCCTAAAGGAGTCATGCTTACCCATTCTAATATCGTAAACAATGGTTATAATATTGCCGGGTGCATGAGATTGACGAACAAAGACCGTTTATGTATTCCTGTTCCATTTTTCCATTGCTTCGGATGTGTATTGGGTACACTTGCATGTGTATCTGTTGGGGCTACTATGGTTCCACTTCAGGAATTCGATCCGAAGCAGGTTCTCCAAACGGTGCAGGATGAAAAATGTACAGGCCTTCATGGGGTGCCAACCATGTTTATTTCCGAGTTAAACCTCCCAGACTTTGGTCAATACGATCTTTCCCATTTGCGTACTGGAATTATGGCCGGTAGTAACTGTCCGATTGAAGTAATGAAGGGCGTCATGGACAAAATGGGGGCAGATGAGATAACCATCGCCTATGGTCAGACCGAATCTTCCCCTGTCATTACGCAGACGCGCACCCATGACCCGATTGAATTAAAGGTGGAAACGGTTGGAAAAGCCTTGCCAAATGTAGAGGTGAAGATTGTTGAGCCTGGATCGAGCCGGGAAGTTCCCCATGGTGTTCAGGGGGAGTTATGTACGCGTGGGTATCATGTCATGAAAGGGTACTATAAGAATGAAGAGGCTACAAGGCTTGCAATAGATCATGAAGGTTGGCTGCATACTGGTGACTTAGCGGTCATGGATGAACACGGCTATTGTAGGATTACAGGAAGATTAAAAGACATGATCATTCGAGGCGGTGAGAATATTTATCCGAGAGAAATTGAAGAATTTCTTTATTCCCATCCAAAGGTATTGGATGTTCAAGTCATTGGAATTCCTGATGAAGTCTATGGTGAAGAAGTTATGGCCTGGATTATTTTGAAGGAAGGACAAACCGCAACACCAGAAGAGATCAGAGAATATTGTAGAGGGAAGATATCCCGTCATAAAATTCCAAGGTACATCGAGTTCACTGATTCCTACCCAATGACAGCTTCAGGGAAAATTCAAAAGTTTCGCTTAAGAGAGCAGGCGAAAGAAGCAGCCCTGCCTAAAAGTAATTAA
- the sda gene encoding sporulation histidine kinase inhibitor Sda: MKILSNEQLVAAYRDAEKQGNDQDWILLLKKEIRNRGLKPFRKS; this comes from the coding sequence ATGAAAATCTTAAGTAATGAACAGTTGGTTGCAGCTTATCGTGATGCTGAGAAGCAAGGGAATGATCAAGACTGGATTTTACTTCTTAAGAAAGAAATTCGTAACCGAGGATTGAAACCTTTTAGGAAATCTTGA
- the odhB gene encoding 2-oxoglutarate dehydrogenase complex dihydrolipoyllysine-residue succinyltransferase: MAEIKVPELAESITEGTIAQWLKQPGDYVEKGEYIVELETDKVNVEVISEEAGTIQELKADEGDTVEVGQVIAIVGAGGEAPATPETQENASAPKQEEKEEKKTEVAPAKEDKKNRPIASPAARKLAREKGIDLSDVPTDPLGRVRKQDIEAYSNKPAAAPSKPAAEEKKAPSKKDDGKPVVREKMSRRRQTIAKRLVEVQQTAAMLTTFNEIDMSKVMELRKRKKDKFFDDHDVRLGFMSFFTKAVVAALKKFPYVNAEIDGDEIVLKKFYDVGVAVSTDDGLVVPVVRDCERKNFAEIEGEIMELATKARNNKLSLGDLQGGSFTITNGGVFGSLLSTPILNGPQVGILGMHKIQLRPVAIDKDTMENRPMMYIALSYDHRIIDGKEAVGFLAMVKDLLENPEDLLLEG; the protein is encoded by the coding sequence GTGGCAGAAATTAAAGTTCCAGAATTAGCAGAATCAATTACAGAAGGTACAATTGCTCAATGGTTGAAACAACCAGGGGATTATGTGGAAAAGGGTGAGTACATCGTTGAGCTGGAAACAGATAAAGTAAATGTTGAAGTCATTTCAGAAGAAGCAGGTACGATACAAGAACTGAAAGCTGATGAAGGCGATACGGTTGAAGTCGGTCAAGTTATTGCCATTGTTGGTGCAGGAGGGGAAGCTCCAGCAACTCCTGAAACTCAGGAAAATGCATCTGCTCCTAAGCAAGAAGAGAAAGAAGAGAAGAAAACTGAAGTTGCGCCAGCCAAAGAGGACAAGAAGAATCGTCCAATCGCTTCTCCTGCGGCTCGCAAATTGGCACGTGAAAAAGGCATCGACCTTTCCGATGTGCCAACAGATCCATTAGGACGTGTTCGTAAGCAGGACATTGAAGCCTATAGCAACAAACCTGCTGCTGCTCCTTCTAAACCTGCTGCGGAAGAGAAGAAGGCACCTTCTAAGAAAGATGATGGAAAGCCAGTGGTTCGTGAGAAGATGTCCCGCCGTCGTCAAACAATTGCGAAACGCTTGGTAGAGGTTCAGCAAACAGCTGCAATGCTTACAACGTTTAATGAAATTGATATGAGTAAAGTAATGGAATTACGTAAACGTAAAAAGGATAAATTCTTTGATGACCATGATGTAAGGCTCGGTTTCATGAGTTTCTTTACAAAAGCAGTCGTAGCAGCCCTTAAGAAATTCCCATACGTGAACGCTGAAATTGATGGGGATGAAATCGTTCTTAAGAAATTCTATGATGTCGGCGTAGCCGTGTCTACGGATGATGGATTGGTTGTCCCGGTCGTACGCGATTGTGAGCGAAAGAACTTTGCAGAAATCGAAGGGGAAATTATGGAACTGGCTACTAAGGCCAGAAACAACAAATTATCTCTTGGGGATCTGCAAGGTGGTTCATTCACGATTACAAATGGTGGGGTATTCGGTTCATTACTATCTACTCCAATTTTAAATGGACCGCAAGTTGGTATTTTAGGGATGCATAAGATTCAACTTCGCCCAGTGGCCATTGATAAAGATACAATGGAAAATCGTCCGATGATGTACATTGCTTTATCATATGATCATAGAATCATTGATGGAAAAGAAGCGGTTGGATTCCTTGCAATGGTGAAAGATTTACTTGAGAATCCAGAAGACTTACTGCTTGAAGGTTAA
- a CDS encoding 2-oxoglutarate dehydrogenase E1 component: MKKQSAKGEPWQSFYGPNLGYVMEVYEQFLEDPSDVDPELKELFEQWGPPTAEDVQVIASAQHGDTSFTLPAQPTALSKMVAAVKLADNIRTYGHLAADINPLNDRNKDTRRIELAEFNLSEEDLKQIPVDFLCPNAPSHIKDGLQAINHLRQVYTKKLAFEYAHVHELEEKNWLREKIESESYFTPLSKDKKLALLKRLAEVDGFEKYVHRTFVGQKRFSIEGLDSMVPLLDEMVRYSVESGAKTVNIGMAHRGRLNVLAHVIGKPYEMIFAEFQHAPSKDLIPSEGSIGITFGWTGDVKYHLGADREISPLQSSTARARVTLANNPSHLEVVSPIVAGYTRAAQEVREDRGYPEQSPESSYAIMIHGDAAFPGQGVVAETLNMSQLRGYNTGGSIHLIANNMIGFTTESRDSRSTKYASDTAKGFEVPIVHVNADDPEACLAAAVLAYEYRKTFGKDFVIDLIGYRRFGHNEMDEPMVTNPLMYSVIQNHPNVKKLYAEKLISEGILTEADVEKMDNDIEEALKAAYDKVPAKDDDPDTVLAPPEYVANGLPDINTSVDFNKLEGLNSELLQWPEGFNVFKKLERILKRRSQVFEGKGKIDWAHAETLAFASILKDGTPIRLTGQDSERGTFAQRHLVLHDEKSGEEYIPLHNLNDSHASFVVLNSPLTETAVVGYEYGYNVFAPETLVLWEAQFGDFSNMAQVMFDQFISAGRAKWGQKTGLVMLLPHGYEGQGPEHSSARLERFLQLGGEYNWTVANCSTAGQYFHILRRQAAILQKDEVRPLVIMTPKSLLRNQFAAVTAEELAHGEFHSVLEQKGLGENQDTVERVVLCSGKIAIDLEEKLQDIDDKDWLHILRVEEIYPFPKGDISAILERYSNLKEIVWIQEEPKNMGAWTFAESRLRDIAPEGVEVHYVGRRRRSSPSEGEPTVHKKEQSRIINEALTR, encoded by the coding sequence ATGAAAAAACAATCGGCAAAAGGGGAACCGTGGCAATCGTTTTACGGACCGAACCTGGGCTATGTAATGGAGGTTTATGAACAATTCTTGGAGGATCCATCTGACGTGGATCCTGAATTGAAAGAATTATTCGAACAATGGGGCCCTCCTACAGCTGAAGACGTACAAGTAATCGCAAGCGCTCAGCATGGGGATACATCATTCACTTTACCAGCACAACCTACTGCGTTAAGCAAAATGGTAGCTGCAGTTAAATTGGCAGATAATATTCGTACATATGGTCATTTAGCTGCGGATATTAATCCCCTTAATGACCGAAACAAAGACACAAGAAGAATTGAACTGGCTGAATTTAATTTATCTGAAGAGGATTTAAAGCAGATACCTGTTGATTTCTTATGCCCGAATGCACCTTCTCACATAAAGGATGGTTTGCAGGCAATCAATCACTTAAGACAGGTCTATACTAAAAAATTGGCATTTGAATATGCTCATGTTCATGAGCTTGAAGAAAAGAATTGGTTAAGAGAAAAGATTGAATCAGAATCCTATTTCACTCCACTTTCAAAGGATAAGAAACTTGCGTTATTAAAACGACTTGCCGAAGTGGATGGATTTGAAAAATATGTTCACCGTACGTTTGTTGGTCAGAAGCGTTTCTCCATTGAAGGACTGGATTCTATGGTACCTTTACTGGATGAAATGGTTCGTTATTCAGTTGAATCAGGTGCTAAAACAGTCAATATCGGTATGGCACACCGAGGTCGCTTAAACGTGCTGGCCCATGTCATCGGTAAACCGTATGAAATGATTTTTGCGGAATTCCAACATGCTCCAAGTAAGGATCTGATTCCTTCAGAAGGCTCGATTGGAATTACATTCGGATGGACAGGTGATGTTAAGTATCATTTAGGTGCTGATCGTGAAATCTCACCTCTACAGTCGTCAACAGCGAGAGCACGTGTCACTCTGGCGAATAACCCAAGTCACTTAGAGGTTGTGAGCCCCATTGTTGCTGGTTACACACGTGCTGCACAAGAAGTTCGTGAAGATAGAGGTTATCCAGAACAATCACCGGAATCTTCCTATGCTATCATGATTCACGGAGATGCTGCCTTCCCTGGACAAGGTGTTGTAGCTGAAACATTAAATATGAGCCAATTACGAGGATATAATACGGGTGGATCCATTCACCTCATTGCGAACAATATGATCGGTTTCACGACTGAAAGCCGTGATTCACGTTCTACTAAATATGCATCTGATACTGCCAAAGGCTTTGAAGTGCCGATTGTCCATGTCAATGCAGATGATCCTGAAGCTTGTCTTGCGGCAGCGGTGCTCGCCTATGAATATCGTAAAACCTTTGGAAAAGACTTTGTCATTGATTTGATCGGCTACCGTCGTTTTGGTCATAACGAAATGGATGAACCGATGGTGACGAATCCATTAATGTACTCTGTCATTCAAAACCATCCTAACGTCAAGAAGCTTTATGCTGAAAAATTAATCTCAGAAGGAATCCTTACAGAAGCAGATGTAGAGAAAATGGATAACGACATCGAAGAAGCATTAAAAGCGGCTTACGATAAAGTGCCGGCTAAAGACGATGATCCTGATACCGTCCTTGCCCCACCTGAATATGTAGCAAATGGCTTACCGGATATTAATACGAGTGTCGATTTTAATAAGCTTGAAGGTTTAAACAGTGAACTGCTTCAATGGCCAGAAGGATTTAATGTGTTCAAGAAATTAGAGCGCATCCTAAAGAGACGAAGTCAGGTGTTTGAAGGGAAAGGGAAAATTGACTGGGCCCATGCTGAGACGTTGGCGTTTGCCTCTATCTTGAAGGATGGTACGCCGATTCGATTAACGGGACAGGATTCAGAGCGTGGTACATTTGCTCAACGCCACCTTGTTCTTCATGATGAAAAATCCGGTGAAGAATACATTCCTTTACACAATCTGAATGACAGTCATGCTTCGTTTGTTGTTCTTAATAGTCCTCTTACTGAAACGGCTGTTGTTGGATATGAGTATGGGTACAATGTGTTTGCACCTGAGACGTTGGTTCTTTGGGAGGCACAATTTGGAGACTTCTCCAATATGGCACAGGTGATGTTCGATCAATTCATTTCAGCCGGTCGTGCAAAATGGGGTCAAAAAACCGGCCTGGTCATGCTCCTGCCTCATGGATATGAAGGTCAAGGTCCAGAACACTCAAGTGCTCGCCTAGAACGATTCCTGCAACTGGGTGGAGAATATAACTGGACGGTTGCCAACTGTTCTACAGCTGGTCAATACTTCCATATTCTTAGACGTCAGGCTGCCATTTTACAAAAAGACGAAGTAAGGCCACTAGTAATCATGACGCCGAAAAGTTTGCTCCGAAATCAATTCGCAGCTGTCACAGCCGAGGAATTAGCCCATGGAGAATTCCATTCAGTCCTGGAACAAAAGGGTCTTGGAGAGAACCAGGATACTGTTGAACGGGTTGTACTGTGCAGCGGGAAAATTGCGATTGATTTAGAAGAGAAGCTTCAAGATATCGATGATAAAGATTGGTTACACATTCTTAGAGTAGAAGAAATTTATCCTTTCCCTAAAGGTGATATATCAGCCATTCTGGAAAGATATTCAAACCTTAAAGAAATTGTATGGATTCAAGAAGAACCTAAGAATATGGGAGCATGGACATTTGCAGAATCACGGCTCCGTGACATTGCACCTGAGGGTGTTGAGGTGCATTATGTCGGCCGTCGCAGACGTTCAAGTCCATCAGAAGGTGAACCAACAGTACACAAAAAAGAGCAATCACGAATTATAAATGAAGCGTTAACTCGATAA